Within the Natranaeroarchaeum sulfidigenes genome, the region AAAAACGATACGGTGCATCCAGCGACAGCGATCTGCTACCGATGATCGCCGACGGGTCGGTACCATTGCCCCGTTCTCTTCGGTTGGATACCACATCGACCGCATGTCCCCTCGGTGATCAGCGGCTGGTGTTCCTTACCACGTCAGACCTTCATACGTGAGATCGTTGCTAGGCGCAACGATCCGTCGGCCGTCGATCACCACGGGTTCGGCCATCGTCTCGAACGCGTCTCCAAGTGTTGCGAACTCGTCCCAGTCGGTCACGACGAGTGCTCCCACAGCGCCGTCGAGCGCTTCTGCTGGTGAGTCCGCGTACTCGATATCCGGGAAGTGCTCGCGCATGTTCTCGGTCGCAACGGGATCGTAGCCGACGACCTCGGCACTGCGCTCCTGAAGTCCCTCGATGATCGGGATCGCCCGCGAGTTGCGTGTATCGTCGGTGCCGGGCTTGAACGCCAGGCCGAGGACGGCGACGCGTTCGCCTTCGACATCGACGTGCTCCTCGAGGAGATCGAGCATGCGCTCGGGCTGGTGGTCGTTGAGTTCGATTGCGGCATTGAGTACGGGTGGCGTGTAGCCCTGGTTTTCGGCGGTCGCGATGAGCGCCGCGACATCTTTCGGGAAGCAGCTTCCCCCATAGCCAACGCCGCTTCGGAGGAAGCGCTCACCGATACGGTCGTCCATCCCGATCGCGTCGGCGACCTCGTAGGCGTCAACGCCGAACTCCTTGCAGACGTTGCCGATGTCGTTGATCAGCGATATTTTCGTTGCGAGAAACGCGTTGTTGGCGTACTTGATCAGCATCGCCGTGTCGGGATCAGTCCGGACGACGTGTGCGTCGTGGTCGGCCAGCAGTGGCTCGTAGACGGCTTCGAGGCGTTCTGTTGCCCACTGTTCGTCCGCGCCGAGGACGATCTTCTCGGGGGAAAGAAAGTCCTCGACTGCGGTGCCCTCACGCAGGAACTCCGGATTCGTCGCGACGCTAATCCTGCCAGTAGTGTCTCCGGTCGCGTCGAGCACTGCTGTCCTGACCTCCGCGAGCGCGGGCGGCGTGATCGTGCTCTTGACGACGACGAGATGATCGTCGTCTGTCCCGTCCAGTACCTCGCCGGTCATCTCCGCGGCCGCGGCAAGCGGTGCGGCGTCGATACTCCCGTCCTCGCGCGAGGGCGTCTGGATCGCGAGGAAGGTAACCTCTGCCTCGGGAACTCGCTCGTAGCTCGTGGTCGCGCGGAGACGGTCGCCCGCGTGCTCGGCGATGAGGTCGTCGAGCCCCGGTTCGTGGATGGGTGCCCGGCCGTCGTTGAGCGCTGCGACGACCTCCTCGTCGATATCGATCGCCAGCACGTCATGACCCAGATCGGCGAGACAGGCGGCGAGCGTCGTCCCGACGTAGCCGCTCCCGATGACGTTGATTTGCATACTGTAGACGTGTCAGTCACAATAATAGTGTGTTGCGGTCTCTGCTCCGAGGTCATCAGGCACGGCACGACTCTTTCAGCCAGCAGTCGCCTCCACCGAGCGCATCGGGTTCGGAGTGTCGGTTCGTACACACCGCTCGCCGAGGGAGACCAATCTTTGTACCCGGATGATCAATGGGCTACATATGACGATGCGTATCGACGAGGCGAGTGCACAGTGTGATGCTGTGTTGACCGAGGTCGAAAACGCGGTTATCGCTGACCGTTCGTTTCTCGAAACGGTGCTTCTTGGTGTGCTCGCCAGGGGGCACGTCCTCCTTGAGGACGTTCCGGGGACCGGAAAAACACTGACTGCCCGAAGTATGGCCACGGCACTGGGGCTGTCGTTTTCACGGGTGCAGTTTACTCCTGATCTCCTCCCGGCAGATGTAACCGGCACGCACGTATTCAACGAGCGCGATCGCACCTTCGAGTTCAATGAGGGGCCGATATTCGGAAACGTCGTGCTCGCTGACGAGATCAATCGGGCGCCACCGAAAACCCAGAGCGCCCTGCTGGAAGCGATGGAAGAGCGTCAGGTCACAGCCGATGGGGACACTCGCGAACTTCCGGACCCGTTTTTCGTCATCGCGACACAGAATCCCGTCGAACAGGAGGGAACCTTCGCCTTGCCGGAGGCACAGATCGATCGGTTCGCCGTGAAGGCCAGCATGGGGTATCCGAGTTACGAGGGGGAGGCGGAACTCTTGTTCCGCCGAGATGGTCGAGAGGAACGGAGTCCGTCCGTCGATCCTGTACTCACTCCCGATCGTGTTCGCGCGCTACAGCGTGTCCCGGAGACCGTCCGCGTCGACGAGGATCTCATTCTGTACATGCTCGATATCAGCCGCAGAACGCGGGAGGAGTCACGTGTGAGTGTCGGCGTGTCGCCGCGCGGTGCACAACGACTGTTCGAAACGGCACGGGCTCGGGCAGTTATCGAGGGTCGCGAGTACGTAACACCAGATATCGTGAAAACAATCACCGAACCGGTGCTCGCTCATCGGCTCGTTTTGACTGCTGATGCACGCGTGAACGACGTGGAGAAACGGGAGGTGATCGACAGCGTGCTCGAACAGGTCGAAGTTCCGACCGTCGACTAGCGGAGTGATTCCAGCAACAGGACTGCAGCGAGCAATAACAAGAACAGGGCCGTGATCGGTTGGTCGCTGGTGCCGGTCATGTACAGTCCGTATGCGATGCTAACCGTTATGACGCCAACCCCAGTGCTCGCGGCTATGTGGGCCGCTTCGAGACGTCTCGTGTCGGCCTCACGTCCCAGTTGGTTCCCGATGCTGATCGCGTTCGTGCCGATATCCCACGCCAGTACTGCTGCAGTAACACTGCCAAGTATCGGACCAACAGCCGTGGTCTGTACACCAGCGAGAATCGCGCCCACGAACAGACCGAACGCGCCCACAGTGACTGCAGTATACAGTCCACGGATGAGCCCCACAAAGACGAGAACCAGTCCTACTGCGCCGATAGCGAGGGCCGGCCACGAGTAGAACGCGCTGAGCCCGAACGCAACGACCGCAGCACACCCTGCTCCCAGGCTACTGAGCTGTACTGGATCTCGATCAATGGGGTTCATCGCGACCACCGCTCGTTGAATCGGGCAAGCGTGGCAGTAATCGAGTCGTCCCATTCCCAGTCGATAACCGGAATCCCGTTGCTTCGCAGGGTCGTGAGTCGAAGTCGTCGGGCGACCTGTGCAAATCGCTGTGCAGTCGTCTGGCTGGCGGTCGGGTCGAGGCTGATCACCGTGACTGGGTAGCCGCGTTCGTCGAGCCGCCTGGCAAACTGGCTGCCGAACTCGTCACACAGCGGTGTGAGAACGATTACCTGTGTGCCCGCAGACAGTCGTTTTCTGAGGCGGTTGCGGTGTCGAACCACCACTGAACGGGTCTTCCTCGGAACCGGGGAGAATGCAGGATGCGTTGCGAGCAGTTCTCGTGCGGTGTCCCTGTGATCAACACCGGAGCCTGGGGCGAGCCAACAGGAGCTGTCGCCCAGTGCAGCGATCCCCACTGTGTCTCCCGAATCGGCCAGCGTCACGAACAGCCGTCCGGCGGCGTCGACCGCACGGTCGAGTGCATGTTCGGCGTACGGCTCGGGCGAGAGATACGCTTCCTCGCGGGTATCAACCACGATGACGACGCTCGCGGAACGCTCGTTTCGGAACTCGACTGTCGTGAGCTCACCTGTCCGTGCGCGACGGTTCCAGTCGATTCGACTCATTGGGTCGCCTGGTCGGTACTCTCTTGTCGCATAGAACTCGACCCCGTCTCCGCTGGTAGCGGTCTCGATGTGACCGACTTGCTGCGTCGCCTGTGCTCGAAGTGGGATCGGCTCGGTTATCGCTCGGAGCGACGGAATACAGGTTAGCGTTGTTTCTGTGCTGAGGCGTCGCTCTTGCTCTTTTGCGGACGTAAGGTCGCGTGCGATCAGCGTCGCTGGCCCAAACGTATGGACGCCTCGACGGGTAGTCACTGCATAGGTGTACGATCGACTCTCTCCCGCCCGCAGTGCCGTGCCGATACGCGGTGAGCTATCCGTCACGGCGAGCGATTCTGGGACACCGTCGACGAGTCGCAGATCCGCCAGCGCCTGCTCGCTGTCGTTTGTGATGGTGACCGTTACCTCGACCTCCTCACCCGGTTCCGGCCGCTCATTACTGAGCGTCCGAGAGAGGGAGACACTACCAGGCGGCAGCGCCGATGAGCGGGCGTACGCAGCGTAACCGATGCCGACAGTCCCGGCAAGCAGTACTGCAGGCTGTTCGACGAGAATCCCGACGCCGATGCTCACCAGTGCAACGACACTGACGCCTGTCCAGTGCCCTGTCGAATGTGTTGCACGTCTGAGGGCGTCTTTCGGCTCGTGTCTGTTGCTGGTGTCGTCAGTCCGTCCCGTGGACCGCTTCCGTGATGTCTCCACACTGGATTCCGTTCGTCGATCTTCCTGTGTTCGCGGTTTCTTGGTCGCGTCTTCGTTCGAGGGCGATGCTACGCCAGCAGCCGCGGCAATCGCGTCGACGGTGTGTCGAACACCGCGCTCAAACGGCGACTCTTCTCGAAATGCGTTCTGGACGCGTACACGGAGTGGTGGTGTCGGTGCCTGTTCGCCACCGATACACGCAGCCGCGTAGATATCATCAGTCCACGTTCCTGCCTCGACTGCCTCCTCAGCCTCGGCTGTGGAATACGACCCGTACTGAGCAAGTACAGTAACGGCAGCCTCACGGAGTCCCGTCCGAAGACGAGCGCGGGGAAAGTAGAGCCGCTTGGTGCCGAGAAACCGTTCGAGTTCGTCTTTTAACTCCTCACCTGGTGGCGAGGTCGAAATCGGGAGTTCCGGGTCAGGAGTCACAGCCTCATCCCGGTCCTCGCGCCAGCGACCCAAAATAACGCGAAGCGCCTGTAGTATGACTATTCCACCGACTACAGTGATCAGTACCTGATCGAGAGTGACCGCTATCAGCCCGGGAGAGATGATCGCAAGTAGACTAGCCCCCAGGGATAGAATACCGATACCAAGCGCGACGTGCCGATAGTTCACGGATCCTCCTCCGCGTATCGGTTCTCGATCCGTCGGAAGATCGTAATCGCCTGCCGTTCCCGCTCTTCGGATGGTTCTGCGTTGCCGTATCGTACATCCTCGAACAGACGAGTGAGTTCAGTTACATCGGCACGGCCGAGACCCGTCTCGACGGCAGCATCGGCGAACTCCCCCGGAGTACTTGATTCGGGGGTATCGACATCGGCCAACTCGGCCATTTCACGCCAGGTTTTGTACACCTCATTATCGACATCCACCTCCGCTTCAAGCCGGTCAGCGGCCCGTCCTGCTGCTCGGCCGATGGCCGCAGCGTTCTCACCGCCCCCAGTGGACTGTTGTGTAGACTCGTCGCTGTCGTCGGTTGGGGTTCTCAACAGCGCAAGGACCCCACCGATGACGGAGAGTCCCACTATGAGCACTACCAGTAGTGCTGATGGGGATGGTTGCGTTGGATCGACACCGGTCCCATCGCCCCACCCCTCGCCGCTACCGTCACCGACCGGAGTCTCGTCTCCTGGTTCCAGTTCCGGTACGTCCGGAGGGATAGCTGTCGGGTCCAGAACTGTTGAAAGAAGGTACAAGACCACAAGTGAGGCGACGATGACGAGGAACATGGCAAAAGCCTGTCGCCGGTAGATAAGCACGTACGCAATGAGCCCTACTAGCAGGGCGACGGCGAGAATCGCGAGTATTTCATCGAGGAAGGGAATCGTGATCGTCTCGCCGGGGGGTGATTCCGATTGCGCGACTGGTACTACCCCGCTGCCACCGTCACCATCCCCAATCGTTCCGTCTCCACCACCCCCCTCGGGCTGGATCGTCGATTCGAGCGTTGCTGCTGCGTAGGCGACTGCAAAAATGGCCATTCCGGCGATTATCGCCGATCGAGTGGACTCATTCATCGAGTTCGAATCGTGCCCTCGGTTTGTGACGATACGATCGTGTTGTATGAATCTATGTGTACTACCAACGCAAGAAGGTAAGGTTTAGAGGGGGGTGAGCCGGTGCGATTTCGGAATACTGTTGCATTGAACGCAATCGATCCCACACTCTCTGCTTGAGAGCTACGGAACACACCAGTCCACATTCATCTCCCGCACGCTATTTGTATCGCCCCCTGGCGGGTACGGGGCGTTCTGAAGAATGTCCTGTGTACTGACTATGTCACTGAGAGATGTCTACGAAACTGGCTTCGACGAAGACGATGGAAAGACGGTTAACCAAACGACCTGCCCTGAGTGTCCAGGACGACTCGAAACTTGTGGTGGCGAAACGACGTGTGCGGACTGCGGTCAACTGCCTCACGCTCCGAGAATATACTGTACCAGAACAGCGGAAACGATGGGTGGGTGTCCCATAAAAAGCGCCCACATTAGATCTTGACCATCAAATATCCAGATAGTGGGCGAACATCTCACTCACTCGTCCCATCGCGCTAGTACCGCTGTTGCGAAGGATTTTAGCGGTCGCCATCTGTCGGGATAAACGAATGAGTAGAGGAGTCGGCGTTACCGAGTTCGTCCGCGAGTTCGTCCCTGATGGATTCAGTTTCGTTGGCCGACTGCTTGCACTACCAGGCGACATCGAGGTCGCCGCACTCGTCATTACAGTGATCTTCGCGTTCGGCGTCCGCCAGCAGATCCAAACCGGCGATCGGGAGCGGCTATGTTCCCGGCGAACAATCACGTTGATCGCCGTCGTATTCGGCGGGCTCTCGCTGGCGATCGTTCTCAAGAGCGCGTTCGGGCTGCCGCGCCCACCCGTCGAGCTGCAGGCAACGCCCCGGTCGGGCGAGGGGTTCCCGAGCGGGCACACGATGACCGCAACCGTCCTATGGGGCGCACTCGCACTCTGGGGGCGCGTCTGGACGCACAGGGGGCGCTGGGCGGTGGCCGCCGCGTTGATTAGTCTGGTTGCTTTTTCCCGGCTCGCACTCGGCGTCCATTATCTCGTCGACGTCCTCGCGTCGGTCGCGTTCGGCATGGCGTATCTCTACGCGATGTGGTCGTTCGTGCGGGCTGATGCGATGCGGGCGTTCACCATCGCGATCGTGCTGTCCGTCCTCGCCGCCGTGGCCAGCGGTGGTTCGACCGATGGACTCCTGGCGCTCGTTGGGACAGTCGGCTGTTTCGCTGGGTGGCGTGTCGCCGAACACGAGGTAGTTCGGAAGCGCGTCTTCACCATCGCGTTGAAGCTTGACCGTCGACTCTCGGCGTCAGGCAACCCTGAGGAGTAACTACCGAGTTGTCCGAACTGGTCATATTCTGATTCAGGGTCGCTCCGAGGTTGATGGGGGGTATCAAGTACAGAGAGGTAGTCACGAGAAGTTCATAATCGGCCTGTGGAACCGCTAGAACGGCTCTCTGTCGACTATGGATCTGCTCTGGGAACGTCCACCATCACCAATCAGTACGAGCACACCATCATTCAAACAGCCACAAGAGTGGCTGTATCTCCCAGATTTGGCAATACTGACGCGAGATCTGGTACTGAGCCACCCCAATAGCCCGCCCTCCATCGCGGTGGAGACAACGGCCAACGAGGAGTACACAGACCAGAGTACCGCGTCGACCAGGAATATCGCTCTCGAGGAAGCTCAGGACGACTGAGGCTCCCACGAAAGGAATCCTGCGACTTCAGTCGTGGGTGGATGTCAATGGACGATCGAGATAACACCCCGACTCTCCACTATTTCACGAGCTCTTCGCGCGCCTTCGTCTGGTTCTCCCGTCAACAACCCCGACCCTTGAGGTCGGGGTATCCGCCTCGATCGCTGATGAGGCCGTAGAAAATTCAATCCATATCTGGCCACCACCAAACAGCGATACCAACGATTAGTTGTCGCCGAATTCAGTGAAGGCAGACAGGTTCATTTCCCGAGTCTCAGCAATGGTACGTTGAATCTCTGTTCGGTCCCAGCCGAGCGGTGACAAAACGCTTTCAACAGCTCGGACCAGCTGTTTCTCGTAATATGAGGCGTCATAGGTCTCGACATCTTCATGGACAAGTGAGACGCGGTCCCGGGAGGTCTTCTCGTCGTCAACGACGACATACTCGACATCTTGGCCCGGATGAACAGCGAGACCGTGATCGCGTGCCCGCTTCAGGGCTGCCACGTTCTGTGTGTTCTGCGTATAGCCTTCGAGTGGCTTTGAGACCCGATTTCGCTCGACGAGCCGTTCCACTGCAACCTCTCCGTTATGTAGTGCCTCGATTGCTCGTTCGAGACGTCTGAGCACCGCGTCAGGAGATCGTGTGCCAGCAAGCCGGTCGAGGCAGTCTCGCTGGACCTCCTTGATGAACGGCGGAGTGGAGCGTTGTCGGGCTTCGAGACCTCTGATCTTGAACTCGTCCTCCCCTGCAACGTTCCCGAAGTACCTGGTCAGTGCGCCAGCATCGCTCTCGCGCTGGGGGACGAACGCCACCCAGTCATACTGTGCCTCGTGTTCGAGCCGGATCTCGACCGCCTCAGTGATGTTCGCTGCGACGGTTTCGAGGGCCTCGCGCTCATCGTCGTCGACGTCGGAATCCGGAGTCACCCAGATCGAGTCCACGATGCCGTGGACAACGCGCCAGCCACCGGCTTCGAGCCGCTCTTTGGCCTCCAGCAGAATCTCGCGAGCGAATGCGTTGATCGCCTCGTGACACTCGATGCGCCCGAACTTCGCGTTGCTGAATCCCTGATAGCCGAAGCACGCAACGAGGATCCATTTCAGCGCGCCCGACCGTCCTTCGAGTTCCGCCAGCCGATCCTCGTCAGGATCGTCACGGTGGTTTTCACGATCAATAGCTGTCTTGATGTCGTCGCGAGCGCCGATAATCGGTTCCAATACGTCGACGAGATAGCCTCGCGTGTCACAGATCGAGTAGCCGAGTTCGGGGACGTCCTCGCGGTCGCTGTGGCAGTCACACCGAATCACATCCGGGGAGACGTTTCGCGTGCAGATGATATTCGGATACAGACTCGAAAAGTCGAGCTCGTGGACGTTCTCGTGGAGGCCGACCTCGGGCGCAAAGATGAACCCACCGCGGTCGGCGTCGTGAAGCGTCCCCATCGGCTTGTGAAATTCGTGACGCCAGGAGTTCCACGGGACGAGGACGCCCCGGTCGTGAGCCTCGCAGATCTGGATCGCCGTGAGCACGTTCCCAATCGATGCCCAAGCGAGCTCCTGGACCGGCTTCTTCGAGCGTGACACGAGATCGAGGACGCCGTCGAGGTTGGTCTCCCCGTAGAAGAACGTGTTCGACTCGTCGATGATTGCCCGACCGGGCACGTTGTACCGCGCCGGCGAATGTCCCACCTGACCGTAGCTCGAGTACGTCGACTGGCTCGCGAGTTGCTGGTAGTCCACGCCGGGCCACCGACTCAGCGTGAACTCGTCAATGCTCGCCACCGTCGCCATCTCGTACAGCGTCGGGATGATTTCGCTCGTCGAGCAGACCAGGACATCGGGATCACGTGTCTCGATGTTCGCCCGGACGCCAGTCAGGATATCCTCCACGGATCCAGTGATGGTTTCGCCAGCGACGGTCAACTCCCCGTAGAGATCGTTGCTCGTTTCGGCCACCGGGACGCTGAGTCGGAGGGTCGACAGCTCGTTCGCTGGCGTCGGATCGACGCCGTTCTCCAGACAGTACCGGAACTCCCGTGAGAGGTCCACATTGAAGCAGGCAAGATCACCAACCGGGTAGTCGGACAATTGCCGTGTTTGCCGGGCGAGCCCAGTGACGCAGTTGACGTGCTCGACGTCGACAGCGAGGACAGACTCCTCATCTCGTCGAAAGCCGGGACGCCGAGACACCATCTCGGTCGCGTCGACGTCCGGATGCTGGTCGTACATCGATTGGAGTGCCGTGAGATCGAGATCGGCGTCGGGATCGCGAGGAGCGACGTAGAACCGTGGCGTGTACTCGTCAGTCTCGGTGACGACTGCGCCAGCAGCGGTTGCCTCCCACTCCAGAACGCGCCCATCGTCCAGAAAGTCGATCGTGAACGGCATCTGGTGACTATGAGATCCGACTCGTGCATAATTCGTGGCGTGTCCCTTCCGGAGTCAATATACAGGACTTTAGAACGCTGATTGTGGTCGATTTGGGCCTTCACGTCCGTGATGTTTCACTTCCGAGGTGGTTTCCGGAATATCGGCATCTCACCGGCGGGACTCGGTGACAGTCCCACCACTTCTCGACGAGGCTGACCAAAGACCGAAGTAGCGTCAACACGATTGTCAACGTGAGATGGGAACGGCCGATGAGCAGATTCGAGTGAGCAACACGGTGAAGCGAGAATTGGAAAAGCACAAGCGCGAAGGCGAAAGTTACAACGACGTCCTTGAGCGTGTCCTCGGCGAGACGGCCGTCGGAGACTTCTACGATGGGTTCGGTCGCTGGTCTGATGAAGAAGCCCAGGAGATCCGTGAGGCCCGCCAGAACGCAAAGGAAAAACGCAAGGAGCGAATGCGCCGCCGGTCCGAAAACAGCGCATGAAGGTACTCGATGCGTCATTTCTGATCGACTATCTGGATGGCGTCGACGCAACTCGCGAGTTCTATGAATCCGCAGGCGGTGACGACATCCGCTGGGTAATGCCTGTCCCGGCCTACACAGAGGTCCTTGTTGGTGCAGGGAATCTCCCGGACGGCGACGTCGACGGAGTTCGTGCCGACCTTTCCTGGGCCGATGTCTACGCTGTCGATGAACGAACGGCGACGATAGCTGGCGAGAT harbors:
- the aglM gene encoding UDP-glucose 6-dehydrogenase AglM, which gives rise to MQINVIGSGYVGTTLAACLADLGHDVLAIDIDEEVVAALNDGRAPIHEPGLDDLIAEHAGDRLRATTSYERVPEAEVTFLAIQTPSREDGSIDAAPLAAAAEMTGEVLDGTDDDHLVVVKSTITPPALAEVRTAVLDATGDTTGRISVATNPEFLREGTAVEDFLSPEKIVLGADEQWATERLEAVYEPLLADHDAHVVRTDPDTAMLIKYANNAFLATKISLINDIGNVCKEFGVDAYEVADAIGMDDRIGERFLRSGVGYGGSCFPKDVAALIATAENQGYTPPVLNAAIELNDHQPERMLDLLEEHVDVEGERVAVLGLAFKPGTDDTRNSRAIPIIEGLQERSAEVVGYDPVATENMREHFPDIEYADSPAEALDGAVGALVVTDWDEFATLGDAFETMAEPVVIDGRRIVAPSNDLTYEGLTW
- a CDS encoding AAA family ATPase; translation: MRIDEASAQCDAVLTEVENAVIADRSFLETVLLGVLARGHVLLEDVPGTGKTLTARSMATALGLSFSRVQFTPDLLPADVTGTHVFNERDRTFEFNEGPIFGNVVLADEINRAPPKTQSALLEAMEERQVTADGDTRELPDPFFVIATQNPVEQEGTFALPEAQIDRFAVKASMGYPSYEGEAELLFRRDGREERSPSVDPVLTPDRVRALQRVPETVRVDEDLILYMLDISRRTREESRVSVGVSPRGAQRLFETARARAVIEGREYVTPDIVKTITEPVLAHRLVLTADARVNDVEKREVIDSVLEQVEVPTVD
- a CDS encoding DUF7519 family protein, with product MNPIDRDPVQLSSLGAGCAAVVAFGLSAFYSWPALAIGAVGLVLVFVGLIRGLYTAVTVGAFGLFVGAILAGVQTTAVGPILGSVTAAVLAWDIGTNAISIGNQLGREADTRRLEAAHIAASTGVGVITVSIAYGLYMTGTSDQPITALFLLLLAAVLLLESLR
- a CDS encoding DUF58 domain-containing protein — protein: MNYRHVALGIGILSLGASLLAIISPGLIAVTLDQVLITVVGGIVILQALRVILGRWREDRDEAVTPDPELPISTSPPGEELKDELERFLGTKRLYFPRARLRTGLREAAVTVLAQYGSYSTAEAEEAVEAGTWTDDIYAAACIGGEQAPTPPLRVRVQNAFREESPFERGVRHTVDAIAAAAGVASPSNEDATKKPRTQEDRRTESSVETSRKRSTGRTDDTSNRHEPKDALRRATHSTGHWTGVSVVALVSIGVGILVEQPAVLLAGTVGIGYAAYARSSALPPGSVSLSRTLSNERPEPGEEVEVTVTITNDSEQALADLRLVDGVPESLAVTDSSPRIGTALRAGESRSYTYAVTTRRGVHTFGPATLIARDLTSAKEQERRLSTETTLTCIPSLRAITEPIPLRAQATQQVGHIETATSGDGVEFYATREYRPGDPMSRIDWNRRARTGELTTVEFRNERSASVVIVVDTREEAYLSPEPYAEHALDRAVDAAGRLFVTLADSGDTVGIAALGDSSCWLAPGSGVDHRDTARELLATHPAFSPVPRKTRSVVVRHRNRLRKRLSAGTQVIVLTPLCDEFGSQFARRLDERGYPVTVISLDPTASQTTAQRFAQVARRLRLTTLRSNGIPVIDWEWDDSITATLARFNERWSR
- a CDS encoding DUF4129 domain-containing protein; this encodes MNESTRSAIIAGMAIFAVAYAAATLESTIQPEGGGGDGTIGDGDGGSGVVPVAQSESPPGETITIPFLDEILAILAVALLVGLIAYVLIYRRQAFAMFLVIVASLVVLYLLSTVLDPTAIPPDVPELEPGDETPVGDGSGEGWGDGTGVDPTQPSPSALLVVLIVGLSVIGGVLALLRTPTDDSDESTQQSTGGGENAAAIGRAAGRAADRLEAEVDVDNEVYKTWREMAELADVDTPESSTPGEFADAAVETGLGRADVTELTRLFEDVRYGNAEPSEERERQAITIFRRIENRYAEEDP
- a CDS encoding phosphatase PAP2 family protein encodes the protein MSRGVGVTEFVREFVPDGFSFVGRLLALPGDIEVAALVITVIFAFGVRQQIQTGDRERLCSRRTITLIAVVFGGLSLAIVLKSAFGLPRPPVELQATPRSGEGFPSGHTMTATVLWGALALWGRVWTHRGRWAVAAALISLVAFSRLALGVHYLVDVLASVAFGMAYLYAMWSFVRADAMRAFTIAIVLSVLAAVASGGSTDGLLALVGTVGCFAGWRVAEHEVVRKRVFTIALKLDRRLSASGNPEE
- a CDS encoding type B DNA-directed DNA polymerase, yielding MPFTIDFLDDGRVLEWEATAAGAVVTETDEYTPRFYVAPRDPDADLDLTALQSMYDQHPDVDATEMVSRRPGFRRDEESVLAVDVEHVNCVTGLARQTRQLSDYPVGDLACFNVDLSREFRYCLENGVDPTPANELSTLRLSVPVAETSNDLYGELTVAGETITGSVEDILTGVRANIETRDPDVLVCSTSEIIPTLYEMATVASIDEFTLSRWPGVDYQQLASQSTYSSYGQVGHSPARYNVPGRAIIDESNTFFYGETNLDGVLDLVSRSKKPVQELAWASIGNVLTAIQICEAHDRGVLVPWNSWRHEFHKPMGTLHDADRGGFIFAPEVGLHENVHELDFSSLYPNIICTRNVSPDVIRCDCHSDREDVPELGYSICDTRGYLVDVLEPIIGARDDIKTAIDRENHRDDPDEDRLAELEGRSGALKWILVACFGYQGFSNAKFGRIECHEAINAFAREILLEAKERLEAGGWRVVHGIVDSIWVTPDSDVDDDEREALETVAANITEAVEIRLEHEAQYDWVAFVPQRESDAGALTRYFGNVAGEDEFKIRGLEARQRSTPPFIKEVQRDCLDRLAGTRSPDAVLRRLERAIEALHNGEVAVERLVERNRVSKPLEGYTQNTQNVAALKRARDHGLAVHPGQDVEYVVVDDEKTSRDRVSLVHEDVETYDASYYEKQLVRAVESVLSPLGWDRTEIQRTIAETREMNLSAFTEFGDN
- a CDS encoding antitoxin VapB family protein, which codes for MGTADEQIRVSNTVKRELEKHKREGESYNDVLERVLGETAVGDFYDGFGRWSDEEAQEIREARQNAKEKRKERMRRRSENSA
- a CDS encoding PIN domain-containing protein codes for the protein MKVLDASFLIDYLDGVDATREFYESAGGDDIRWVMPVPAYTEVLVGAGNLPDGDVDGVRADLSWADVYAVDERTATIAGEIADEIAPGGPYLDGPDALIAAVGRELDAPVVSSDGDLTHSATKAVVEVEEYTD